Part of the Gallalistipes aquisgranensis genome, ACAGACTGAGTTTGAATCTGGCTCTGAAAACTCCCGAACGGATTGTCATCAGCAAGGCCCGCGTACCCGAATTCAAACGCTGGATGACGGGTACACCTCGTAAATAGATCCGTTCTGAAACCGTTTCACCCCTCCTTCCGGCCGTTTGAGCGGAGAAAAGGGACGATTCGCCGTGAAACGGGTGCGTTTCGTATCGTCCCGGCTCTATCTTTGCAAACAGGATAGAGACAAACGATATCCGCATGAAAAACGAAAAAGTATGAAAACAGCGATGAAAACCGTAATGGCACTTGCTATGGTGTGCATGGCGGTCTCCGTCATGGCTCAGCCGCCCCGGGGAGAACGTCCTTCCCCCGAAGACCGGGCCCGGATGATGGCCGAACGGATGAGAAGGGAGCTTTCCCTGACCGACCAGCAGGTCGAACAGATCACCCGATTGAATCTGAATGCTTTCCGCACCCGGATGCCGCAGGATAGTATTGCCAGGAAAAAGATGACGGACGAACGGGCGGAGCAGATGAAGAAAATCCTCACTCCTGAGCAGTACGAAAAATGGACGGAACTTCGGAATACCCGCATGCGGCAGAGGGCAAGAATGACGCCCGAACAAATTGTCGCTCGCCGCGTCGCCCTGATGAAAAAGGAACTTGCATTGACCGACCAGCAGGCTGCCCGGATCGAACAGATGCAATTGGAGGCATGGAAAAACAGAAAACAGGAGGCCGAAAATCGGAAAAAAGAGCAGGTGGCCCGTCAGAACCAACTGAAAGACATCCTGACACCGGAACAGTATGCCAAATGGAGGGAATTACAGAAACAGCAACACCGGAATCGGGGTCCGAAAGACGGACACCGTCCGGGCGTTCACGGACCGCATCGTCCTGCCCCGGCAGACCATGCGGAATGACAGAAAAAAGGACGGAGACGACATCTCCGTCCTTTTTTACTGATGGGCCGTTCAGCCCCCGTTTTTGCCGTTTCACCCGAAAGAAAACCCGCATATTGCTGAAATTCGTTATCTTTGACCACGATTATTCGAAAAACATACCCGAAAAAACATGATGTATCGCTTTCCGCTCGTTTTTATATGCTGTCTGCTGTGGATACAATCTGCAACATCCCAAACTTCGACAAGAACCGCATCGCCCACGGGAACGCTGACCGCCACACTGGTGGATGCTTCCGAAAACGGCGAGGGAATCGCCGGCGCCGTTGTGGAGTTGGCACCGGTGAAGGACACGACGAAAAAGAAATACAACACCTCCGGTTATCAGGGCCGCATTTCGATAGCCGGTCTCGCTTATGGGACATACCGGATGAAAATATCCTTTCTCGGGTACAAGAATATCGAACGTCAGGTGACTATCGGAGCTGCACGGGTCAATCTCGGCAGGCTCCAGATGAAGCAGTCGTCTCAGAAAATAGATGCCGTTGTATTGGAGGTTCAGGCCCTGCGCACTTCCCAGAAAGGAGATACTGTCAGCTACAATGCCAATGCCTTCAAAGTGACCAAAGATGCCGATGCGGAAGGACTGCTCGCCAAAATGCCCGGTGTGACCATCGTGGACGGCGAAGTGGAAGCCCAAGGGGAAACCGTACAGAAAATATTCGTCGACGGCAAGGAATTTTTCGGCAATGATGTCTCGTCGGCACTGAAGAACCTGCCGGCTGAAATCGTCTCCAAAGTGGAGGTATTCAACAAGCTGAGCGACCAGGCACAGTTCACAGGAATCGACGACGGGGAGGGCTATAAGGCGATCAATATCGTGACCGATCCCAAGAAAAGAAACGGAGTGTTCGGGAAACTGTATGCCGGCTACGGGTTCGATGACAAATACATAGCCGGAGGAAATGTGAACATGTTCCGGGGCGACCATCGCCTTTCGCTGATCGGCCTGTTCAACAATGTCAATCAGCAGAATTTTTCAACGGAGGATATTCTCGGCGTGACCGGCGGAAGTTCCGGCCGGGGCGGTATGCAATCACGCGGAGGCGGTCGGATGAGGAGAGGCGGCAGCGCACGCAATTTCATGGTGAGGCCCCAGTCCGGCATATCGACCGTGGCTTCGGTCGGGCTCAATTACAGCGGCACCTGGTGGAAAAAGGTAGACGTTCAGGGCAGCTATTTCTTCAATACGACGAAAAACGAGAATGAAAAGACGACGCAACGCCAATATTACAGCCAGACGGATACGGTACGGTGGTACAATGGCAGCGAAAGCTCCTCTTCCCGGAATTTCAACCATCGGTTCAACGCCAAGATAGAGTATAAGATCAATGAAAACCAGGAACTCATGATCCGGCCGAGCCTCAGTTTCCAGAGTTACAGCACCAACAGCAGTTCCGATTCCCGGATGGACAATTATGTCGGGACCGAAAGTGCGTTGCTGAACCTTCTCAAGGAACTGAAGGATTCCAAATCTTCCGGATACAATATCTCGAACACCCTGCTCTATCGCACCAAACTGGGTAAACCGGGGCGTACGCTGACGCTCGATTTTTCGTTCCGGCTCAACCGGAATCAGCGGGACAACAACAGCGATTCGGAGCTCGACACGCTGGTCTACGCCCCGAACAGTCTGTTGCCGATCGATACGGTGACCTCCCCCACCCGTCTCTATACGGACTATCTCTCTTCGGGGTACCGGCTGAACGGAAGCGTGATTTACACGGAGCCGCTTACCGAAAAATCCCAATTGAGCTTCCAGTACCGCATTTCGTACAATTATTCGGATGCCGACAAAAAGGTGTATCCGTACGATTTTCAGACAGAAATGTTCGAACCGGTCATTGATCCTGTTCTCTCCAACGTATACAACAGCGGCTATCTCACCCACCGTATCGGTCCCGGATACCGTTTGGGCGACAAAAAGAACATGCTGGCGGTGAATGTCTATTACCAGCGGGCTACGCTGACCGGAGACCAGGAGTATCCGTTCGTGAGCAAACTCTCGGCCGGATTCGACAATGCCGTGTATTTCGCCATGTGGAACCATACGTTCAATCCGACGAATACGCTCCGCGTCTTCCTGCGTTCCTATACCGACAATCCCTCGGTTACCAATCTTCAGAATGTGGTGGATAACACCAATCCGCAATTCGTCACGGGCGGAAATCCCAATCTGAAGCCTACCTACACGCACAACCTGTTCATGAACTACAACAAGTCGAGCGTGACGAAAGGCCGGACTTTCATGCTGATGATGGGTGCTTCGCTGGAGAATAATTTCATCGGGGATTCGACCGCATTCTACGGACGCGAGGGCGGAGAGATCAACGGTGTGAGGATCGACCCATACGGCCAGT contains:
- a CDS encoding outer membrane beta-barrel protein, encoding MMYRFPLVFICCLLWIQSATSQTSTRTASPTGTLTATLVDASENGEGIAGAVVELAPVKDTTKKKYNTSGYQGRISIAGLAYGTYRMKISFLGYKNIERQVTIGAARVNLGRLQMKQSSQKIDAVVLEVQALRTSQKGDTVSYNANAFKVTKDADAEGLLAKMPGVTIVDGEVEAQGETVQKIFVDGKEFFGNDVSSALKNLPAEIVSKVEVFNKLSDQAQFTGIDDGEGYKAINIVTDPKKRNGVFGKLYAGYGFDDKYIAGGNVNMFRGDHRLSLIGLFNNVNQQNFSTEDILGVTGGSSGRGGMQSRGGGRMRRGGSARNFMVRPQSGISTVASVGLNYSGTWWKKVDVQGSYFFNTTKNENEKTTQRQYYSQTDTVRWYNGSESSSSRNFNHRFNAKIEYKINENQELMIRPSLSFQSYSTNSSSDSRMDNYVGTESALLNLLKELKDSKSSGYNISNTLLYRTKLGKPGRTLTLDFSFRLNRNQRDNNSDSELDTLVYAPNSLLPIDTVTSPTRLYTDYLSSGYRLNGSVIYTEPLTEKSQLSFQYRISYNYSDADKKVYPYDFQTEMFEPVIDPVLSNVYNSGYLTHRIGPGYRLGDKKNMLAVNVYYQRATLTGDQEYPFVSKLSAGFDNAVYFAMWNHTFNPTNTLRVFLRSYTDNPSVTNLQNVVDNTNPQFVTGGNPNLKPTYTHNLFMNYNKSSVTKGRTFMLMMGASLENNFIGDSTAFYGREGGEINGVRIDPYGQFTKPVNLDGSWNVRGAVSYGFPLKWIKSNLNLNASMTYNESPSIMDGVKNISSGYYYNYGAVLGSNISEKIDFTFGYNGGYNIARNSIQRQGNKDNRYLTHSARGRIKWVAWLGFTLSGDANYMRYKGITDQFNEEYLICNVYLGKKLFRNQRGEINVGVNDLLNQNKSFARNIQETYIENVTNKVLGRYWGFQFTYNLRNFGSKSKGGAPDALPSESGPGGHRGFGPGPGGPPPGGFGRRPF